One segment of Triticum aestivum cultivar Chinese Spring chromosome 2A, IWGSC CS RefSeq v2.1, whole genome shotgun sequence DNA contains the following:
- the LOC123186162 gene encoding TD and POZ domain-containing protein 5-like produces MENFPLLSRLSSMDNINLSSLRKRLNADLSSAKRYLRWKWLRLSRRRFLARNVEGAPPGLKADFVTMLEDEGADVTIIVGDRQFRAYRRVLTAGSPVLEAELVGQIEKTSAELVKIDGMEPAIFEALLHYAYTGALPDSVDGNEPLQRLLVAADRYGMHNLMAMCEWKLCKSIDAQTVPTTLALAEQHHRAKLKDACIRFESSKIKSVLAAIKEQELPSRVTGTMARLGTRVQGRLALLGTKATSLFRHARNSQACRDTLLFVSSWGLLLYLSIKMEHIIEEAIQLEQDSWLDNFQQMQSSISRLSWICRLAFLERNLQEFQESAWLNSNI; encoded by the exons ATGGAAAACTTCCCATTGCTCTCCCGGCTTTCCTCCATGGACAACATAAATCTCTCTTCGCTGAGGAAGCGGTTGAACGCCGATCTCTCCTCGGCGAAGCGGTACCTGCGCTGGAAGTGGCTGAGGCTGTCGAGGAGGCGGTTCCTGGCGCGCAATGTCGAGGGCGCGCCGCCGGGTCTCAAGGCGGACTTCGTGACCATGCTGGAGGACGAGGGCGCGGATGTGACGATCATCGTCGGCGACCGGCAGTTCCGCGCCTACAGGCGCGTGCTCACCGCGGGGTCGCCGGTGCTCGAGGCGGAGCTCGTCGGCCAGATTGAGAAGACCTCCGCCGAGCTCGTCAAGATCGACGGCATGGAGCCGGCCATCTTCGAGGCCCTCCTCCACTACGCCTACACGGGCGCGCTGCCGGATAGCGTCGACGGCAACGAGCCGCTGCAGCGCCTGCTGGTCGCCGCGGACCGGTACGGGATGCACAACCTGATGGCCATGTGCGAGTGGAAGCTGTGCAAGAGCATCGACGCGCAGACCGTCCCGACGACGCTGGCACTGGCCGAGCAGCACCACCGTGCGAAGCTGAAGGATGCTTGCATCAGATTCGAGTCCTCCAAGATCAAGAGTGTGCTCGCCGCCATCAAGGAACAGGAGCTGCCGTCGCGG GTGACAGGGACCATGGCCCGGCTGGGGACGCGCGTCCAAGGGAGGCTGGCGCTGTTGGGCACGAAGGCCACCTCGTTGTTCCGCCATGCGAGGAACAGCCAGGCCTGCCGGGACACCCTGCTGTTTGTCTCCTCGTGGGGCCTTCTCCTATACCTATCCATCAAAATGGAGCACATCATAGAGGAGGCTATCCAACTTGAGCAAGACTCTTGGCTCGACAACTTCCAACAGATGCAGTCTTCCATCTCTCGGCTCTCCTGGATCTGCCGGCTCGCTTTCCTTGAGCGCAATCTCCAAGAGTTCCAAGAATCTGCGTGGCTCAACTCGAATATATGA
- the LOC123186163 gene encoding BTB/POZ and MATH domain-containing protein 2-like gives MANHDECLAKTSSRCITETFTGTHDFEVTSYSLLEGLGVGKFVGSSTFSVGGYDWQIRFYPDGDREANEGAYTSVFLFSTERSVKVKFTLNLFAREGSISVLSAAKPYTFESAGLTYGYTKFVEKSRLLQLNDFTIRCNLTVIKEPRTHDVSVVVVPPSNLHDHFASMLKCGKGADVKFSVGGQVFDAHACVLAARSPVFMAELFGHMKESTAPCIQVDDMEPLIFEALLSFIYTDTMPDNLYVGANMPGLLDAADRYGMDRLKAMCEQKLYSSISVQTVAAALALAEQHHCVALKDACLRFLSSRDVRRAVKATRGFKNLETSCPSVVMEFFDMPAPLP, from the coding sequence ATGGCTAACCACGACGAGTGCCTAGCCAAGACGTCGTCGAGATGCATCACGGAGACCTTCACCGGGACGCACGACTTCGAGGTCACCAGCTACTCGCTGCTCGAAGGCTTGGGCGTCGGGAAGTTCGTCGGCTCGAGCACGTTCAGCGTCGGCGGCTACGACTGGCAGATCCGATTCTACCCCGACGGAGACAGGGAGGCGAACGAAGGCGCCTACACATCCGTCTTCCTCTTCTCCACTGAGAGGTCGGTCAAAGTGAAGTTCACTCTGAATCTATTTGCCAGAGAAGGCAGCATATCTGTACTCAGCGCGGCTAAGCCGTATACATTCGAGTCGGCAGGTCTTACCTATGGGTATACCAAGTTTGTGGAGAAGTCCAGGCTGCTACAACTCAACGACTTCACAATAAGATGTAATCTCACCGTCATCAAGGAGCCTCGCACCCACGATGTCAGCGTGGTCGTCGTCCCGCCGTCGAACCTGCACGACCACTTCGCGAGCATGTTGAAGTGCGGGAAAGGCGCCGACGTCAAGTTCAGCGTAGGCGGCCAGGTGTTCGACGCGCACGCGTGCGTGCTGGCCGCGCGGTCGCCGGTCTTCATGGCCGAGCTCTTTGGTCACATGAAGGAGAGCACCGCGCCGTGCATCCAGGTCGACGACATGGAGCCTTTGATCTTCGAGGCGCTTCTCAGCTTCATCTACACCGACACCATGCCCGATAATTTGTATGTCGGGGCCAACATGCCAGGCCTGCTGGATGCCGCGGATCGCTACGGGATGGACAGGCTGAAGGCCATGTGCGAACAGAAGCTCTACTCGAGCATTAGCGTGCAAACGGTTGCGGCGGCACTAGCTTTAGCAGAGCAGCACCATTGCGTCGCACTAAAAGATGCATGTCTTAGGTTCCTCTCTTCACGAGACGTGCGCCGAGCTGTCAAAGCAACTCGTGGATTCAAGAACCTCGAAACAAGCTGTCCCTCGGTTGTCATGGAGTTTTTTGACATGCCTGCCCCGCTGCCATGA